The region TTTTTAAATTAAAGTCCAAATATTTTTGAAGAGCTGCCCCCAAGGATATTTTGAGTAACATCTTGCGCTACAATTTGAGATACAGGTGTGGTTCCTGCAGTTACCGTAACAGTCAAATTATAGTCTGCACCAGCATTTTCTCCTACCATACTCACAACATCTTCATTACCACACACATAGGTAATACCTCTGGTGTCCACTACTGTATCTGCTTTGATACCTTTTGAATCACCCGCAGAGTATATACGAATATTTGTCATATCTGATATAGTTGTAGACTTAAAAGTTGCATTTCCCAGTTTTGCATATTCGGATGCAATTTCAGAAAGAAGCTGCCCTACTTCATGCACACAGACTGATGCTTCTGCATCATTTCTACTAGCCGCCAATTTAGGCATAGCAACCGCAGCCAAAATTCCAATAATAACAATGACAAAGATCAGTTCGATCATTGTGAATCCACGTCTCATCTATTATCCTTTATTCTTTAAATGATGCAACGGAAAATCACATCCATGAGAGGTAAGTATAGCATTAAAATGTCAAATATTATATATTAATGAGGGATAGTAAATAGTCAAAAGTTATATATCAAATGTAGAAATGTATTCCTTCCCACCTAACAGTGGAAATGAATACACTAATGCGCCTAAAACTGTGAAAGAAAATTCCCTTCACAGTACAGCACGAGAATGAACTATAATGTTTTATAGTTCGTATTGCTTAGGCGAAGTTCCACCAATATTCTCCAAGACACCTTCTGCAGCTTTTACAGCAGCTGGTGAAGTAGGGGTAGTAATATCTGTTGAAACTGATAAGTTAAAATCTCCACCACCAATTTCAGCAGTTACAACCATTACGTCTTCACCACCACATACATAAGTGATAGTATCACCATCTTGAGCTAACTTAGCAGTTGCAGCATCACTAATTCCGTTCTCTGTAGTACCAGCTGCTACTTTTATATTTGTCATATCTGCAATATCTGTAAGGATAAAGTCTGCATAACCTAATTTTGTATACTGCGCTGATATTTCCTGTACCAATTGACCAGACTCATGTATACAAGTTGATGCTTGTGCGTCATCTCTAGTTGCTGCCAATTTAGGTATTGCTACCGCTGCTAAAATCCCGATAATTACAATTACAAAGATCAATTCGATCATTGTGAATCCGCGTCTCATGTTAGTCATGATTAACTCCTGTTAAAATAAATTAGTATCAATTCAATAATTGACCTCGTTAAGTATACTCAAATAAATGTCAAAAAAAAGTAAAAAGTAATAAAAAATTGTAAAAAAGTATCTTTATTGTTTACTTTATGGGACATTTTAATATAATTTTTCATTATTTAATAACTTTTTATTTTTTAATTAAATAAATTTCTTTATCTCATAACTACCTTTATACAATCTTTATCTTTTACAAGTATAATCTATGAAAAGCTTCTTAAAACTCTTTACTTTAAAGGATTATCCTATGAAAATACAAAAAGAATGGTCATCATTTAGACTTACGCTTTTACTTTACGCAATTATTTTTATCATACCTCTCACTTTTTATTTTGTATATACTTCATTTAATACTCTAGATGCCGATACTAAGGCCATACGTACTGCTGGGTGGTTAGAGGGTGCTGCTATGACTCTAGCCATAGATCCTTCTGATCAAAACAATCAACAGATGGTAAAGCATATTGATGATGCATTGCATAAATTATCTGCTTGGGTGATTCAAAATAATGATTCAGAGTTTTACATAGGAGGACAAACGCTTGTAAAAGACCTCTCAAATGTCACTAATGATTGGAATGTATACAAACAAGCACTGTCAAATCATGATATTGGTACAAATATTAAAGAAAATAGTTTAAAGTGGGACGACTCTGTAAGAAATTTAACCATTATCATTGAAAATATGATTTATCTAAAACAAAATAAATTGATCAATATGTTTTATTGGAATCTGGCTGCTGCCATGCTGTTTGCATTACTCTTGATCTACTTGGTTAGAGCCTATATCCATCAACAGATGAAGAAACATGCCATTCATGACCATGATACCAAACTCTTTAACAAAAAATATTTTTGTGCAGAACTGAAAACATCTTGTGCCAGAGCAGCACGAAACAACGCCCCCCTCTCTTTACTTTCTATTGCGATCGATGATCTGGGGGACGAGAGTAAGCACTATAGTCAAAAAATGCAAGCATATATACTTAAAACCTTTGGAGGGCTGATCACTTCTTTGACTAGAGAAAGTGATGTGGCATGCCGGTATGACGAAAATCACTTTTCTATACTTTTGCCTGATACCTCAGAAGAAAATGCATTGGTTTTAGAGAAACGTGTACGTGAAGCACTTGAGAAACATGATTTTGGTGTGGTTCCGGAACTCAACTTCAAGTTCGCAACAGCCCATCTCAACTTCAAAGAGTCAGCTGAAGCATTCAGAACCCGTACAGAAGGGTTGTTAAAATAAACGATGGAATGGTTTTTTATAGACCATCCAGCGTTTCAATAAGCAGTTCGATCTCATCTTCGTAAGAAGTAGCCTGTTTGGCTAAACGCAGATAGGCCTTGAGCAGTTTATCTGGCTTGTTATCTTGATATAGATTGACGCCTGCTGCTTCTAAGTCTTTGTTTACAAAGTCTGCAAACTCATCTTCCAGTTTTATCTCATAACGATTTCCTGAAACAGTAAGTGCAACATTTTTCATGATATCCCTTTATATGCTTATGCTAAGAGTGCTTCGACCTGTGCAATGATCTTTTCTATCTCTGAATCTTTCTCTTCAAGTTCACGTTTAAGTGCTGCTATTTGTGCCTCTTGTGCATTTTGAGACCCTGATACATTTGCAAGCTCTGCTTTAAGTTGTGTATTTTCACTTTTCAGTGCTTCATGATCTGCTTTCCACTGTGTGATCTTCTCTTGTAATTTTTGTAATGCCGCCATTTCATTCTCCATAATTTCTTTGTGTTATAATAGCGAAAATTTAAAAAGAAACAACATAAAGTAGAGGTTTATTTTGCCAAATTTCACGGTAGCCAGTCCATACCAACCAGCCGGTGACCAGCCCAAAGCCATAGAAACACTTTGTCATTCCATAGAAGCAGGAAATCAGTACCAAACACTGCTGGGTGTTACGGGTTCAGGTAAAACCTATACGATGGCAAAAGTCATAGAAAAGACCAGAAAACCCACCCTTATCATGACACATAACAAAACGTTGGCAGCACAACTTTACTCTGAGTTTAAAAGTTTTTTTCCGAACAACCATGTCGAATACTTTATCTCTTACTATGACTACTATCAGCCTGAAGCCTATCTTCCACGACAAGATCTGTTTATAGAAAAAGATTCTTCCATCAACGAAGAGTTGGAACGTTTGCGTTTAAGTACGACTGCGAACCTGCTGTCACATGATGATGTCATTGTCATCGCTTCTGTTTCTGCCAATTATGGATTGGGGTCGCCCGATGATTACCGTTCCATCGTACAGAAACTTTGTGTGGGTGATGAGTACAACCAAAAAGCCCTGCTCCTCAGACTGGTAGATATGGGGTACAAACGCAATGATGAATTTTTTGACAGGGGTGATTTTCGGGTTACGGGTGAAGTCATAGACATTTACCCCGCTTACTCTGAAGAGTTTGCCATACGTATAGAATTTTTTGGTGATGAGATAGAAGCTATCTATGAGTTTAATTCACTCACGGGAGAAAAAGAAGAAGGTATCAAAGAAGCTACCATCTACTCGGCCAACCAGTTCATCGTCTCTAAAGAAAAACTTGCCCGTGCGGTCAAAAGCATAGAAGAGGAGCTTGAGGAGAGACTTGCCTATTACCAAAAAGAAGACCGTATGATAGAGTACAACCGTCTTAAACAGCGTACAGAGTTCGACCTGGAAATGCTGGAAGGTACAGGGATGTGTAAAGGTATCGAAAACTACTCCAGGCACCTTACCGGGAAAAAAGCAGGAGAGACACCTTATACCATGATGGACTACTTTGAAGCCATGCATGATGATTATCTCGTCATTGTTGATGAGTCCCATGTCTCTTTGCCACAGTTCAGGGGAATGTATGCCGGAGACAGAAGCCGAAAAGAAGTGCTTGTTGACCACGGTTTCAGACTCCCTTCTGCACTGGACAACCGTCCCTTGATGTTTGACGAATATATCCATAAAGCACCTCACTTTCTCTTTGTTTCTGCTACTCCTGCCCCGCTTGAACTTGAGCTTTCCTCTGCAGTAGCCCAACAAGTCGTACGACCTACAGGGCTGCTTGACCCAGAGATAGAAGTGATCGACAGTACGTACCAGGTGGAAAACCTGCATGACAGGATGAAACCGGTCATAGCACGTGGTGAACGTGTGCTTGTCACAGTATTGACAAAAAAGATGGCAGAAGAGTTGACCACTTACTACAATGATCTTGGGCTTAAAGCCCGGCATATGCACTCAGATATGGATGCCATAGAACGTAACCAGACCATACGTTCCTTACGTTTAGGTGAGTTTGATATCTTAGTAGGTATTAACCTGCTTAGAGAAGGACTTGACCTTCCTGAAGTCAGTCTCGTAGCTATTCTCGATGCAGACAAAGAAGGTTTTTTACGTTCACGGACTTCTCTCATACAAACAGCAGGAAGGGCTGCAAGAAATGCCAACGGGCATGTGCTTATGTATGCTAAAAAGATCACAGATTCTATGCAGTTCACCATCGATACCACACAAGCCAGACGAGAAACACAAATAGCCTATAATAAAGAACATGGCATTACCCCACAAACCACACTCAGGGTCCTTGACACAGACCTCAAAGTAGAAGACGCAGGTGAACTCTACAATAAACAAAGTAAACTGGACAAAATGCCAAAAGCAGAACGTCAACAAATGGTCAAAGAACTCAAAGCAAAGATGCTTGCTGCAGCAAAAAATCTGGACTTTGAAGAGGCTGCCAGACTGCGTGACCAGATAGCAAAAATCAAAAAATTGTAGGTTTTTGCTATAATACACGTAAATCTTAAAGTATATAGGCAAAATGCATGGCGTTAGATCTCTCTTCTTCACAACTCTATTTTAACCGTGAACTCTCATGGCTGCAGTTTAACTCACGTGTTCTGGCACAGGCACTGGATGAACAGCTACCACCACTGGAACGCCTTAAGTTTCTTGCTATCTACGGAACGAACCTTGATGAATTTTATATGATACGCGTTGCAGGGCTGAAGGCACTCTATAAAGCAGGCGTACAGGAGACTGGACCGGACAAGCTGACGCCAAGCCAACAACTCGACCAAATACATGGTTACCTTCATAAAGAGCACAAAGTGTTGGAGTCATGTTATACTTCTATCATCTCGGAACTTCATATACATGGGGTCAATGTAAAGAACTATGATGCGCTCAACCAGGAAGAACAAGAGGAAGTAAAAGAAAAATTCTTTCATGAGATATATCCTGTGATCATCCCCATAGCTGTAGATGCGACACACCCTTTCCCCCACCTCAACAATCTTAGTTTTGGTTTGGCACTTACACTGGAAGATGACTCCAAACATATCAAACATGGACTTGTGCGTATCCCTAGAATACTCCCAAGATTTGTCCAGTTAGGACAAACATTTATTCCCATAGAGTCTGTGGTTGAGTACTTTGCCTCTGAACTTTTTCCTGGGTTCAGTCCACTGGCTTCAACACCTTTCAGGGTCACAAGAAATGCGGATATCGAGATAGAAGAGGAAGAAGCGGATGACTTTTTGGAGATCCTCCAGGAAGGTTTACGCTCCAGAAACAAAGGTTCGCTTATCCGTCTTGAACTCAACGATGGGGCAGATGAAAATCTTATAAACTTTTTACTTTCGCATCTTAACCTTGATGACAAAGACATTTACTCCTACAAAAGTCTTTCTCTCAACCTGGGAAGCCTATGGCAGATCGTAGGAGATAAAGCACTTTCACACCTTGTACTGCCTACTTTTGCACCCAAAATACTTCCTCCGTTAAACAGTGAAGATATCTTTAAGGCTATCGAGAAACAGGATGTCCTTCTTTACCATCCTTTTGACAGTTTTGAACCCGTAGTGCAATTCATCAAACAGGCAGCAGCCGACCCTGAAACGATCACTATACGGATGACACTCTATCGTGCAGGTCCAAACTCTCCTATCGTAAAAGCACTCATAGATGCAGTTCGTGATGGGAAACAGGTGATGGTACTTGTTGAGCTCAAAGCAAGATTTGATGAGGAGAATAACTTGCGTTGGGCAAGATTGCTTGAAGATGTTGGAGCACACGTAGTCTATGGTATACCTGGACTCAAAGTGCATGCTAAGATCGCTCAGGTGATCAAAAGACAAAATGGAAAGCTGAAAAGTTATGTCCATTTAGCCACAGGGAATTATAATCCGAGTACATCGAAGATCTATACCGATATATCATATTTTACAACCAAAGAAATTTTCAGTACAGATGCCACACACTTTTTTCACTTCCTCACAGGTTTCTCTACGCATACAAAATTAGATACACTTTTCATGTCACCTACACAGATCAAACCAAAGCTTCTCAAACTCATAGAGAAAGAGTATAAATATGGATCCGAGGGGCACATCATTCTTAAAGCGAACTCTTTAGTGGATACGGATATCATCAAAGCACTTTATATTGCTTCTCAAAAAGGATGTAAAGTTGATCTTATCATCCGTGGTATCTGTTGTTTAAAACCGGGGATCAAAGGCATTAGTGAAAACATTACTGTCTCTTCTGTCATAGGAAAATACTTGGAACATGCACGTATCTACTTTTTTAAACATGACAAAATCAAATGCTACATTGCTTCTGCGGACCTCATGCCACGTAACCTTGTAAGGCGTGTTGAACTTATGACACCTATCTTGGAAGAGACCCTTAGACAAAAGATAGAACAGATCTTGATGTTACAACTTGCAGATAATGCCTTACGCTGGGAACTGCAAGAAGATGGAAACTACACAAAAGTACCGCCTCTGGGTAAAACGGTAAACAACCATTTTGTCTTAGAAGAGTATGTCAACAAGATTCATGATAAAACAAAAAAAGAGACACCTGACTACGTAAGCCGTTTAGCAAATCGTATATTGAAGGAGAGTTAATGATACTAAAATTTAAAGAGTGGACACCCAAGCTCGGACCTAATGCCTGGATAGCAGAAGGATCTTCTGTCATAGGACGTGTAACCATGGGAGAAGATTCTGCTGTATGGTTTGGCTGTGTCGTACGTGGTGATGTACACCACATTTCCAT is a window of Sulfurovum sp. TSL6 DNA encoding:
- a CDS encoding RNA degradosome polyphosphate kinase, giving the protein MALDLSSSQLYFNRELSWLQFNSRVLAQALDEQLPPLERLKFLAIYGTNLDEFYMIRVAGLKALYKAGVQETGPDKLTPSQQLDQIHGYLHKEHKVLESCYTSIISELHIHGVNVKNYDALNQEEQEEVKEKFFHEIYPVIIPIAVDATHPFPHLNNLSFGLALTLEDDSKHIKHGLVRIPRILPRFVQLGQTFIPIESVVEYFASELFPGFSPLASTPFRVTRNADIEIEEEEADDFLEILQEGLRSRNKGSLIRLELNDGADENLINFLLSHLNLDDKDIYSYKSLSLNLGSLWQIVGDKALSHLVLPTFAPKILPPLNSEDIFKAIEKQDVLLYHPFDSFEPVVQFIKQAAADPETITIRMTLYRAGPNSPIVKALIDAVRDGKQVMVLVELKARFDEENNLRWARLLEDVGAHVVYGIPGLKVHAKIAQVIKRQNGKLKSYVHLATGNYNPSTSKIYTDISYFTTKEIFSTDATHFFHFLTGFSTHTKLDTLFMSPTQIKPKLLKLIEKEYKYGSEGHIILKANSLVDTDIIKALYIASQKGCKVDLIIRGICCLKPGIKGISENITVSSVIGKYLEHARIYFFKHDKIKCYIASADLMPRNLVRRVELMTPILEETLRQKIEQILMLQLADNALRWELQEDGNYTKVPPLGKTVNNHFVLEEYVNKIHDKTKKETPDYVSRLANRILKES
- a CDS encoding GGDEF domain-containing protein, whose protein sequence is MKIQKEWSSFRLTLLLYAIIFIIPLTFYFVYTSFNTLDADTKAIRTAGWLEGAAMTLAIDPSDQNNQQMVKHIDDALHKLSAWVIQNNDSEFYIGGQTLVKDLSNVTNDWNVYKQALSNHDIGTNIKENSLKWDDSVRNLTIIIENMIYLKQNKLINMFYWNLAAAMLFALLLIYLVRAYIHQQMKKHAIHDHDTKLFNKKYFCAELKTSCARAARNNAPLSLLSIAIDDLGDESKHYSQKMQAYILKTFGGLITSLTRESDVACRYDENHFSILLPDTSEENALVLEKRVREALEKHDFGVVPELNFKFATAHLNFKESAEAFRTRTEGLLK
- the uvrB gene encoding excinuclease ABC subunit UvrB, translated to MPNFTVASPYQPAGDQPKAIETLCHSIEAGNQYQTLLGVTGSGKTYTMAKVIEKTRKPTLIMTHNKTLAAQLYSEFKSFFPNNHVEYFISYYDYYQPEAYLPRQDLFIEKDSSINEELERLRLSTTANLLSHDDVIVIASVSANYGLGSPDDYRSIVQKLCVGDEYNQKALLLRLVDMGYKRNDEFFDRGDFRVTGEVIDIYPAYSEEFAIRIEFFGDEIEAIYEFNSLTGEKEEGIKEATIYSANQFIVSKEKLARAVKSIEEELEERLAYYQKEDRMIEYNRLKQRTEFDLEMLEGTGMCKGIENYSRHLTGKKAGETPYTMMDYFEAMHDDYLVIVDESHVSLPQFRGMYAGDRSRKEVLVDHGFRLPSALDNRPLMFDEYIHKAPHFLFVSATPAPLELELSSAVAQQVVRPTGLLDPEIEVIDSTYQVENLHDRMKPVIARGERVLVTVLTKKMAEELTTYYNDLGLKARHMHSDMDAIERNQTIRSLRLGEFDILVGINLLREGLDLPEVSLVAILDADKEGFLRSRTSLIQTAGRAARNANGHVLMYAKKITDSMQFTIDTTQARRETQIAYNKEHGITPQTTLRVLDTDLKVEDAGELYNKQSKLDKMPKAERQQMVKELKAKMLAAAKNLDFEEAARLRDQIAKIKKL
- a CDS encoding type II secretion system protein; this encodes MIELIFVIVIIGILAAVAIPKLAATRDDAQASTCIHESGQLVQEISAQYTKLGYADFILTDIADMTNIKVAAGTTENGISDAATAKLAQDGDTITYVCGGEDVMVVTAEIGGGDFNLSVSTDITTPTSPAAVKAAEGVLENIGGTSPKQYEL
- a CDS encoding type II secretion system protein; this encodes MRRGFTMIELIFVIVIIGILAAVAMPKLAASRNDAEASVCVHEVGQLLSEIASEYAKLGNATFKSTTISDMTNIRIYSAGDSKGIKADTVVDTRGITYVCGNEDVVSMVGENAGADYNLTVTVTAGTTPVSQIVAQDVTQNILGGSSSKIFGL